In Marinitoga hydrogenitolerans DSM 16785, one genomic interval encodes:
- a CDS encoding HD domain-containing protein, with the protein MEKLYFKVSRDPIYSEIFIYPLEIIIADTPLVQRLRYLSQLAGAEYVYPSATHTRFSHSLGVMHIAGLYAKKLFENNHQKTRILRLAGLVHDLGHGPYSHQFDDVIYKRMGLTDGHDEYRKKILNTKLIDQAYDVYKKLNDPRTKKDFLKDLSLTVEREIKDNEKSIKDGLKDVMTMINELFEAENTGGSPEFNIVQGPLGADRLDFVLRDSYYAGTRDFGTGDLDRIIRNASIKTLNNKEKLCYNIKIIDNIYTVLFARFMMYKNVYFHKTSRAADQMIQEILRLADDILDLKSRVRDLDKFTSLTDQRIINEIEMVYEELYEKKENELFSINPELMQKADKIAKAYILVKRLKSRDLWKLLIEIPFSTTGLDPSVISVSVAENVLKQLKENIKKTINTEISKEEKQELSYILDNFEKLFIIDTPYKLALMHPKEFLSTDVSILDYNGDILRFDEVFERYPAYKFMESNLIQISRIYLTEDKREILKKLNLIPKVGGINITTRW; encoded by the coding sequence ATGGAAAAGTTATATTTCAAAGTATCTAGAGATCCGATCTATTCAGAAATTTTTATATATCCTTTAGAAATAATAATAGCTGATACACCATTAGTACAAAGACTAAGATATTTAAGCCAATTAGCTGGAGCAGAATATGTTTATCCAAGTGCTACACATACAAGATTTTCGCATTCTTTAGGAGTTATGCATATTGCGGGTTTATATGCTAAAAAACTTTTTGAAAATAATCATCAAAAAACAAGAATATTAAGACTTGCGGGACTTGTTCATGATTTAGGACATGGACCATATAGCCATCAATTTGATGATGTTATATATAAAAGAATGGGATTAACTGATGGACATGATGAATATAGAAAAAAAATATTAAACACTAAATTAATTGATCAGGCATATGATGTATATAAAAAGCTAAACGATCCAAGAACAAAAAAAGATTTTTTAAAAGACTTGTCTTTAACAGTTGAAAGAGAAATAAAAGACAATGAAAAATCTATAAAAGATGGATTAAAAGATGTAATGACAATGATAAATGAATTATTCGAAGCAGAAAATACAGGAGGTAGCCCTGAATTTAATATTGTCCAGGGGCCACTCGGGGCAGATAGATTGGATTTTGTCTTAAGAGATTCATATTATGCTGGAACAAGAGATTTTGGGACTGGTGATTTAGATAGAATAATAAGAAACGCATCAATAAAAACTCTTAATAATAAAGAAAAACTATGTTATAACATTAAAATTATAGATAATATATATACCGTATTATTTGCACGTTTTATGATGTACAAAAACGTTTACTTCCATAAAACATCAAGAGCCGCTGATCAAATGATTCAAGAAATTCTAAGACTTGCTGATGATATACTTGATTTAAAATCAAGGGTTCGTGATCTTGACAAATTTACATCTTTAACAGATCAAAGAATAATTAACGAAATTGAGATGGTATACGAAGAATTATATGAAAAGAAAGAAAATGAATTATTTAGTATAAACCCTGAATTAATGCAAAAAGCGGATAAAATTGCTAAAGCCTATATTTTGGTTAAAAGATTAAAATCAAGAGACTTGTGGAAATTATTAATAGAAATTCCTTTTTCAACAACAGGTCTTGATCCTTCAGTGATAAGCGTTAGTGTAGCTGAAAACGTTTTAAAACAATTAAAAGAAAATATTAAAAAAACTATTAATACCGAAATATCAAAAGAAGAAAAACAAGAATTGTCATATATACTCGATAATTTTGAAAAGTTATTTATCATTGATACCCCATATAAATTAGCTCTTATGCATCCAAAAGAATTTTTATCAACAGATGTGTCTATATTGGATTATAATGGAGACATTCTAAGGTTTGATGAAGTTTTTGAAAGATATCCCGCTTATAAATTCATGGAAAGCAATTTAATTCAAATTTCAAGAATTTATTTAACAGAAGACAAAAGAGAAATATTGAAAAAATTAAATTTAATACCAAAAGTGGGTGGAATCAACATTACAACAAGATGGTAA
- a CDS encoding rhomboid family intramembrane serine protease produces MEYIKKFFNFDNVTQKIFTLNIVVFVLMFVFGGGFRAFSNVYTLIFAGAQYGKLIIISHQYFRFITAMFVHGGFLHLFFNMYALYYIGNIVERVYGPHKFITIYLASGIGGSLLTQIFIPDSFSVGASGAIFGLIGLLFGAGFREDTPPMLKPVTGTALLPVIIINLFLGFTSPGINNFAHIGGLVTGFTFGWLTSVSDTYTSYKYWKILAYVSLALILISFIWLLIFDIQFLIGG; encoded by the coding sequence ATGGAATATATAAAAAAGTTTTTTAACTTTGACAATGTAACGCAAAAAATATTTACATTAAATATTGTTGTTTTTGTATTAATGTTTGTTTTTGGCGGAGGATTTCGTGCTTTTTCTAATGTCTATACCCTCATCTTTGCAGGGGCACAGTATGGAAAATTAATAATTATTTCTCATCAATATTTTAGATTCATTACTGCAATGTTTGTTCATGGAGGATTCCTGCATTTATTTTTTAATATGTATGCATTATATTATATTGGCAATATTGTAGAAAGGGTATATGGCCCACATAAATTTATAACTATTTATCTTGCTTCTGGTATTGGTGGTTCATTATTAACTCAAATATTTATTCCAGATTCATTTTCTGTTGGCGCTAGTGGAGCTATATTTGGATTAATTGGCTTATTATTTGGAGCGGGATTTAGAGAAGACACTCCACCAATGTTAAAACCTGTGACAGGAACCGCACTACTGCCTGTTATAATAATAAATTTATTTTTAGGTTTCACATCCCCTGGAATAAATAACTTTGCCCATATTGGAGGACTAGTAACAGGGTTTACATTTGGTTGGTTAACCTCTGTTTCTGATACATATACTTCATATAAATATTGGAAAATACTGGCTTATGTTAGCTTAGCATTAATCTTAATTTCATTCATATGGCTTTTAATTTTCGACATACAATTTTTAATAGGGGGCTAA
- the hflC gene encoding protease modulator HflC, whose amino-acid sequence MKKRSKLIILGIFLVVVILFVYTSLFIVNQEQQAVVLRFGQIQKVVTEPGIRFKTPFIDNVVKFERRLMLYDIEPERIITADKKTVIVDTYTIWRINDPKTFIESMRSVQLALTRIDDVVYSNVRDLVAKYTLDEVLSKKREEMLNEITKRSSENLRQFGIEIVDVRVKRTDLPPDISKSVYNRMMAERYSIAAQIRAEGQRESEIIKAEADKKVKIIVSEAEKNAEIIRGTADASVISIYAEAYGESPEFFELRRMADIYKKSFKDGMILLSPDSPILKYLYEGK is encoded by the coding sequence ATGAAAAAAAGATCAAAATTAATAATATTAGGAATATTTTTAGTAGTAGTAATATTATTTGTTTACACTTCTTTATTTATTGTTAATCAAGAACAACAAGCAGTTGTGTTAAGATTTGGACAAATTCAAAAGGTTGTTACAGAACCAGGAATAAGGTTTAAAACACCTTTTATCGATAATGTTGTAAAATTTGAAAGAAGACTTATGTTATATGATATTGAACCAGAAAGAATAATCACTGCTGATAAAAAAACAGTTATTGTCGACACGTATACAATTTGGAGAATAAATGATCCAAAAACATTTATAGAGAGTATGAGATCAGTTCAATTAGCTTTAACAAGAATAGATGATGTTGTGTATTCTAATGTAAGGGATTTAGTTGCTAAATATACTTTAGATGAGGTTTTATCAAAGAAAAGAGAAGAGATGTTAAATGAAATAACCAAAAGAAGTAGTGAAAATTTAAGGCAATTTGGTATTGAAATTGTAGATGTAAGGGTAAAAAGAACAGATTTACCACCAGATATTTCAAAATCTGTATATAATAGAATGATGGCAGAGAGATATTCTATTGCTGCACAAATAAGGGCAGAAGGTCAAAGAGAATCTGAAATAATCAAAGCAGAGGCAGATAAAAAAGTAAAAATTATAGTTTCTGAAGCAGAAAAAAATGCAGAAATAATAAGAGGAACAGCAGATGCCAGCGTTATTTCAATATATGCAGAGGCATATGGTGAAAGTCCGGAATTTTTTGAATTAAGAAGAATGGCTGATATTTATAAAAAATCATTTAAAGATGGTATGATATTATTATCACCAGATTCGCCAATTTTAAAATATTTGTATGAGGGAAAATAG
- the ispD gene encoding 2-C-methyl-D-erythritol 4-phosphate cytidylyltransferase, translated as MNIGIIVAAGKGERTKLSYPKQFYQILGKSLLRIALEKYEYSELINKIVVVANEEFMEETKKECYNLNKVYGIIKGGESRQESVYNALKNIYNNFGFDVLFVSIHDAARPFVSIDKINEGIEIAKKYGSAILALPEKNSVSHVVGDVIDKILDRNEIFLHQTPQTFDFHKLYKAYTNFENELKSFTDDASIFHKAGNFVRIISGEEYNVKITTEFDLKFAKWLIKEGKINA; from the coding sequence ATGAATATTGGTATTATTGTTGCTGCAGGGAAGGGAGAAAGAACAAAATTATCCTACCCTAAACAATTTTACCAGATTTTAGGTAAAAGTTTGTTAAGAATTGCATTAGAAAAATATGAATATTCAGAATTAATTAATAAAATAGTCGTAGTGGCTAATGAGGAGTTTATGGAAGAAACGAAAAAGGAATGCTATAATCTTAACAAAGTATATGGTATAATTAAGGGTGGCGAATCACGACAAGAATCCGTTTATAATGCTTTAAAAAATATATATAATAACTTTGGGTTTGATGTGTTGTTTGTTTCTATACATGATGCAGCAAGGCCTTTTGTTAGCATAGATAAAATAAATGAAGGTATAGAAATTGCAAAAAAATATGGTTCTGCAATTTTGGCTTTGCCAGAAAAGAATTCTGTGTCTCATGTTGTTGGAGATGTTATTGATAAAATATTGGATAGAAATGAAATATTTTTGCATCAAACACCACAAACTTTTGATTTTCATAAATTATACAAGGCATATACAAATTTTGAAAATGAACTGAAAAGTTTTACAGATGATGCAAGTATTTTTCATAAGGCAGGAAACTTTGTTAGAATTATTTCTGGTGAGGAATATAATGTAAAGATAACAACGGAATTTGATTTAAAATTTGCAAAGTGGTTGATAAAGGAAGGTAAAATAAATGCTTAA
- a CDS encoding ROK family protein, translated as MYLIGVDLGGTEIKTGLVSKDKGIINKVAIPTEANLGAQKVAENIIKTIEIVAENNMDKIEGIGIGSPGSIDRDHGIVRYAPNLPFHNFELSRIIIEKLKIPTFVENDANAFALGEWYFGSAQGLKHFVALTLGTGIGGGVVSHGILITGKDGIGTELGHIIVDPDGPLCGCGSRGCIEAIASARNTARWAKEFSAKIPENKIVEFAGKVENIESKHVFMALEHNDPVAKMVVDKITDALAKAIGNFVHIFNPEMIIIGGGMSKAGKSLLDPIIEKVNFYLMPSFRNSFKILLSSLVEDAGILGASASAIYHSRSR; from the coding sequence ATGTATTTAATAGGTGTTGACCTTGGAGGAACTGAAATAAAAACAGGCCTGGTATCAAAAGATAAAGGAATAATAAATAAAGTTGCAATTCCAACTGAAGCCAACCTCGGCGCCCAAAAAGTAGCTGAAAACATTATAAAAACAATAGAAATTGTAGCCGAAAATAATATGGATAAAATTGAAGGTATTGGTATAGGTTCACCTGGCTCAATAGACAGAGATCATGGTATTGTAAGATATGCTCCAAATTTACCTTTTCATAACTTTGAACTTTCAAGAATTATTATCGAAAAATTAAAGATACCTACATTTGTGGAAAATGATGCTAATGCTTTTGCTTTAGGCGAATGGTATTTCGGATCAGCTCAAGGTTTAAAACATTTCGTTGCTTTGACATTAGGAACAGGTATAGGAGGAGGAGTTGTTTCACACGGAATATTAATAACAGGTAAAGATGGAATTGGAACAGAATTGGGTCATATTATTGTAGATCCAGACGGACCGTTATGCGGTTGCGGTTCAAGAGGATGTATAGAAGCAATTGCTTCAGCAAGAAATACTGCCAGATGGGCAAAGGAATTTTCTGCAAAAATCCCTGAAAATAAAATAGTAGAATTTGCTGGAAAAGTTGAAAACATTGAATCAAAACATGTATTCATGGCTTTAGAACATAATGACCCTGTAGCAAAAATGGTTGTAGATAAAATCACTGATGCTTTAGCAAAAGCTATTGGAAATTTTGTTCACATATTTAACCCAGAAATGATTATAATCGGTGGAGGCATGAGTAAAGCAGGTAAATCTCTATTGGATCCTATAATAGAAAAGGTTAACTTTTATTTAATGCCATCATTTAGAAATTCTTTTAAAATACTGTTATCATCGTTAGTTGAAGATGCGGGAATATTGGGAGCATCTGCTTCGGCAATTTATCATTCAAGATCGAGGTGA
- a CDS encoding deoxyribonuclease IV — protein MLKIGAHMSTSKGFYKIPEATRNIDGNTFQIFSHSPRTWKVKQPKESDIIKFKEKMKEFNISFDDVLVHSGYLINLATPNDENWKKSINLMTEELKITNMLGIKYFNVHPGSHLGEGEKYGYDRIAKALDIILEELKGLNVVILLENVAKKGGNIGWNIEQLGEIIKRSNFSDKLGITYDTCHGFDSNYDIRDKDDVKRLLDEIEKYIGLDKFKMIHLNDSKFPLGAGKDRHEFIGKGEIGLAGFETFLSFDEIVRLPMHLETPGGDEEHAEDIKVIKTIFDSNKIKIQ, from the coding sequence ATGCTTAAAATAGGCGCGCATATGAGTACTTCTAAAGGATTTTACAAAATTCCAGAGGCAACAAGAAATATTGATGGAAACACTTTTCAAATATTTTCTCACAGTCCAAGAACATGGAAAGTTAAACAGCCAAAAGAATCAGATATAATTAAATTTAAAGAAAAAATGAAAGAGTTTAATATATCTTTTGATGATGTACTTGTTCATTCAGGATATTTGATAAATCTTGCTACACCAAACGATGAAAATTGGAAAAAATCAATTAATTTAATGACAGAGGAGTTAAAGATAACAAATATGTTAGGAATTAAATATTTTAATGTTCACCCAGGATCACATCTTGGTGAAGGAGAAAAGTATGGGTATGATAGAATAGCTAAAGCATTAGATATTATTTTAGAAGAGTTAAAGGGTTTAAATGTTGTCATTTTACTTGAAAATGTAGCAAAAAAAGGTGGCAATATTGGTTGGAATATAGAACAACTTGGTGAAATAATAAAAAGAAGTAATTTTTCAGATAAATTAGGAATTACATATGATACATGTCATGGATTTGATTCTAATTATGATATTAGAGATAAGGATGATGTAAAAAGATTGTTAGATGAAATAGAGAAGTATATAGGATTAGATAAGTTTAAAATGATACATTTGAATGATTCTAAATTTCCATTGGGTGCTGGTAAAGACAGACATGAATTTATTGGTAAAGGTGAAATCGGATTAGCAGGATTTGAAACATTTTTATCTTTTGATGAAATTGTTAGATTGCCGATGCATCTTGAAACACCTGGTGGTGATGAAGAACATGCTGAAGATATTAAAGTAATTAAAACAATATTTGATAGTAACAAAATCAAAATTCAGTAA
- the hflK gene encoding FtsH protease activity modulator HflK — protein MTDNFEIFDVEEEKPKRSKNFFKRITWLVVILLILGYLSTSIYQVGPSEMGLVLTFGKYTSSTGPGIHWRLPYPFQSHRIVDIKTLKKIEIGFRTVNYRGRIEYQPVTQESLMITGDENIVSLEAVVQYRIADPVKFEFRVLNGFDMVKFATESVLREMVAINPIDNVLTSERDRIAMETAAKVQKILDSYGAGIKVENVYLQEVAPPDEVVKAFDDVNSAKQDKEKFINEANRYANDVIPKAEGQAQKILRAAEAYSYETVAIATGETKRFKAMLKEYKAARDITRKRIILEAIQDLLENSKQKIIVDSSGTLKLLNLPEIGGGTK, from the coding sequence ATGACTGACAACTTCGAGATCTTCGATGTTGAAGAGGAGAAACCAAAAAGAAGTAAGAATTTTTTTAAGAGGATCACCTGGTTAGTAGTGATATTGTTGATTCTGGGATATTTAAGTACAAGTATTTATCAAGTAGGACCATCTGAAATGGGGTTGGTTTTAACTTTTGGTAAATACACATCAAGCACGGGACCGGGAATTCATTGGCGTTTACCATATCCGTTTCAATCACATAGGATAGTTGATATTAAAACTTTAAAAAAAATAGAGATAGGGTTTAGAACGGTAAATTATAGAGGACGAATTGAATATCAACCAGTGACACAGGAATCTTTAATGATAACGGGTGATGAGAATATAGTAAGTCTTGAAGCTGTTGTGCAATATAGAATTGCCGATCCGGTAAAATTCGAATTTAGGGTTTTGAATGGTTTTGATATGGTTAAATTTGCAACAGAAAGCGTTTTAAGAGAAATGGTAGCTATTAATCCAATTGATAATGTTTTAACTTCTGAAAGGGATAGAATCGCTATGGAAACTGCAGCAAAGGTGCAAAAGATATTAGATAGTTATGGCGCAGGAATTAAAGTAGAAAATGTTTATTTGCAAGAAGTTGCTCCTCCAGATGAAGTTGTTAAAGCATTTGACGATGTTAATAGTGCAAAACAGGATAAAGAAAAATTCATAAACGAAGCTAATAGATATGCTAATGATGTTATTCCTAAGGCAGAAGGTCAGGCTCAAAAGATTTTAAGAGCAGCTGAAGCTTATTCTTATGAAACTGTTGCTATTGCTACTGGTGAAACAAAGAGATTTAAAGCTATGTTGAAAGAATATAAAGCAGCAAGAGATATTACAAGAAAAAGAATAATTTTAGAAGCTATTCAGGATTTATTAGAAAATTCAAAACAGAAAATAATTGTTGACAGTTCTGGAACACTTAAACTGCTTAATTTACCTGAAATAGGTGGTGGTACAAAATGA